From a single Stackebrandtia endophytica genomic region:
- a CDS encoding glycoside hydrolase family 3 protein: MTQRSELRTLALRTLIPGFTGTSAPPWALDLLAEGLGGYCLFAYNIAEARQLTELNASLRQASPDAIIAIDEEGGDVTRLHTATGSPYPGNAALGAVDDPELTAAIHQSIGSELVQAGLNLNFAPAVDVNVEDDNPVIGTRSFGRDPQVVARHAVAAVTGLQRAGIAACAKHFPGHGATAVDSHLAVPTVDVPLNVLRERELVPFAAVIAAGVQVIMSGHIRVPELTGEDPSTLSAAAMTGLLRDDLGFDGVIVTDAMEMQGASGALGLPEAVVQALIAGCDLVCTGGETQKAGPMVGAINAIADAICDAVTDGRLPLSRLEAAVARGDALRAWQAERSDSTANRSLGLTAARRAMQLEGELPDLSSALIVQIDSPANIAVGDSAWGVTPLLAKRLPEAEIRHTLAEPQSAAELTAIAAGRPIVVVARDTHRRESARKLVTDLAAAAPVVLVEMGWPAVWRPEGVTGYLATYGAASANAHAAVEVLLAER, encoded by the coding sequence ATGACACAGCGTTCAGAACTTCGCACCCTGGCCCTGCGCACCCTGATTCCCGGTTTCACCGGCACAAGCGCCCCACCCTGGGCACTGGACCTGCTGGCCGAAGGGCTCGGTGGTTACTGTCTCTTCGCGTACAACATCGCCGAGGCCCGGCAACTCACCGAGCTCAACGCCTCCCTGCGACAGGCGTCCCCCGACGCGATCATCGCGATCGACGAGGAGGGCGGCGACGTCACCCGACTGCACACCGCGACCGGAAGCCCCTATCCCGGTAACGCCGCGCTCGGCGCGGTCGACGATCCGGAACTGACGGCGGCGATTCACCAGTCCATCGGTAGCGAGCTGGTGCAGGCCGGCCTCAACTTGAACTTCGCTCCCGCCGTCGACGTCAATGTGGAGGACGACAACCCGGTCATCGGCACCCGCTCGTTCGGACGTGACCCGCAGGTTGTCGCCCGGCACGCGGTCGCCGCCGTCACCGGGTTGCAGCGCGCCGGAATAGCGGCCTGCGCCAAGCACTTCCCGGGTCACGGCGCCACCGCCGTCGACTCCCACCTCGCGGTTCCGACGGTGGATGTGCCGTTGAACGTGTTGCGGGAGCGTGAGCTCGTGCCGTTCGCGGCGGTCATCGCCGCCGGGGTCCAGGTGATCATGAGCGGCCACATCCGGGTCCCCGAATTGACCGGCGAGGACCCCAGTACGTTGTCGGCGGCGGCGATGACGGGGCTACTGCGCGACGACCTCGGATTCGACGGTGTCATCGTCACCGACGCGATGGAGATGCAGGGTGCCTCGGGCGCGTTGGGGCTGCCCGAAGCCGTGGTGCAGGCACTGATCGCCGGTTGCGACCTGGTATGCACCGGCGGGGAGACGCAGAAGGCCGGTCCGATGGTCGGTGCGATCAACGCGATCGCCGACGCGATCTGCGATGCGGTCACCGATGGTCGGCTTCCGTTGTCCCGTTTGGAGGCCGCGGTGGCTCGCGGCGATGCGCTGCGGGCGTGGCAGGCCGAACGCAGCGACTCGACCGCCAACCGGTCGTTGGGGTTGACGGCGGCTCGCCGTGCCATGCAGTTGGAGGGGGAACTTCCCGACCTGTCCTCGGCGTTGATCGTCCAAATCGACTCTCCCGCCAACATCGCGGTGGGTGATTCGGCCTGGGGTGTCACCCCGTTGCTGGCGAAGCGGCTTCCCGAGGCCGAGATTCGGCACACCCTGGCCGAGCCGCAGTCGGCCGCGGAGTTGACCGCGATCGCCGCCGGACGCCCGATCGTCGTGGTGGCGCGCGATACCCACCGCCGGGAGAGCGCCCGCAAACTGGTCACCGACCTGGCGGCGGCCGCGCCGGTGGTGTTGGTCGAGATGGGGTGGCCGGCCGTATGGCGCCCGGAGGGGGTCACCGGATACCTGGCGACCTACGGCGCGGCGTCGGCGAACGCGCACGCGGCGGTGGAGGTCCTGCTCGCCGAGCGTTGA
- a CDS encoding ROK family transcriptional regulator, with protein sequence MAQRQSPGVPQLLRVLNDRAALNLLFTEGPQTRAQLATATSLSKVTASQMVERLESRGLIEAVGTRPGNRGPNAQVYAVVGSYAHVVGINVGPQSIVAACADLVGEVKGRVELELAEGDEPVTVVHQAVALAAADAGTTVEHVSRVMLATPGIIDPGSGDIGFAWDLPSWQRGLHEALEKDLGTPVVIENDVNLAAVAEHREGAAQGVDDFVYVWFSRGIGVGVVLGGKLHRGSTGGAGEIGYLPVTGMSLPESPVTRRAKGSFQRLIGADVIEELAHTMGIEGTDAAHIVRNAAAVDDGKAAEFLDEVANRMALGVASVSSVLDPALVVLGGEVGYAGGDPLADRVAAALPRITPIEPKVLVGTADTEPVLRGAMRVALDTVRDHLFN encoded by the coding sequence ATGGCACAGCGACAGTCCCCCGGTGTTCCACAGCTCCTGCGGGTTCTCAACGACCGTGCCGCTTTGAACCTGCTGTTCACCGAAGGCCCACAGACCCGGGCCCAACTCGCCACCGCGACCTCACTGTCCAAGGTCACCGCCTCCCAAATGGTGGAACGCCTGGAATCTCGCGGCCTCATCGAAGCCGTGGGCACCCGACCGGGCAACCGAGGCCCCAACGCACAGGTGTACGCGGTGGTCGGCTCCTACGCCCACGTGGTCGGAATCAACGTAGGTCCACAATCCATCGTCGCGGCCTGCGCCGACCTCGTCGGAGAGGTCAAAGGTCGCGTCGAACTCGAACTGGCCGAAGGAGACGAGCCCGTCACCGTCGTCCACCAGGCCGTCGCACTGGCCGCCGCCGACGCCGGAACCACGGTCGAGCACGTCAGCCGCGTCATGCTCGCCACCCCCGGCATCATCGACCCCGGATCCGGAGACATCGGATTCGCCTGGGACCTGCCCTCCTGGCAACGCGGACTCCACGAAGCCCTCGAAAAAGACCTCGGAACCCCCGTCGTCATCGAAAACGACGTCAACCTGGCAGCCGTCGCCGAACACCGCGAAGGCGCCGCCCAAGGCGTAGACGACTTCGTCTACGTCTGGTTCAGCCGAGGCATCGGCGTAGGCGTCGTCCTAGGCGGCAAACTGCACCGCGGATCCACCGGCGGCGCCGGAGAAATCGGCTACCTACCCGTCACCGGAATGTCGCTGCCCGAATCCCCGGTAACCCGCCGCGCCAAGGGATCCTTCCAACGGCTGATCGGCGCCGACGTCATCGAAGAACTCGCCCACACCATGGGAATCGAAGGAACCGACGCCGCCCACATCGTCCGCAACGCAGCCGCCGTAGACGACGGAAAAGCCGCCGAATTCCTCGACGAAGTCGCCAACCGAATGGCACTGGGCGTAGCCTCGGTCAGCTCCGTCCTAGACCCCGCCCTCGTCGTCCTCGGCGGCGAAGTCGGCTACGCCGGCGGCGACCCCCTCGCCGACCGAGTCGCCGCCGCCCTCCCCCGAATAACCCCGATCGAGCCAAAAGTCCTGGTGGGAACCGCCGACACCGAGCCAGTCCTACGTGGAGCCATGCGAGTAGCCCTAGACACCGTCCGCGACCACCTCTTCAACTAA
- a CDS encoding DMT family transporter → MAWIILVISGVLETVWAIALERSQGFSRLAPTVVFGVALALSMAGLGWALRDIPVGTGYAIWVGIGAVGTAVVGMAWLGESVSWQRITCLLLVVTGIVGLKLYH, encoded by the coding sequence ATGGCATGGATCATCTTGGTCATCTCGGGAGTGCTCGAAACCGTGTGGGCGATCGCGTTGGAACGGTCGCAGGGTTTCAGCAGGTTGGCGCCGACGGTCGTCTTCGGGGTCGCGTTGGCGTTGAGCATGGCGGGGTTGGGTTGGGCGTTGCGCGACATCCCGGTGGGTACCGGCTATGCGATCTGGGTGGGTATCGGGGCTGTGGGCACCGCGGTGGTCGGTATGGCCTGGTTGGGCGAGTCGGTGAGTTGGCAACGGATCACGTGTCTGTTGCTGGTCGTCACCGGCATCGTCGGGTTGAAGCTGTACCACTGA
- a CDS encoding GntR family transcriptional regulator, with the protein MTTDRTNAGSLRSRVYETLRRRIIEVDVPPGHRLIERDLAAELAVSRIPLREALRLLSAEGLVVNVPGRGTIVSPFTPSDVRDLFEVRAGVEVMATRLVTERVDSADLAPLRGVLAAAETCRDQPRRLTDLNADFHSELVNASGNRLLASLMRPLNSRLRWLFHLSIELDPVVQCVEHEAIFAAISRGDSPEAQRLALEHIENSREPTLALAAQWSIEEIDPRKATHARRRGPRD; encoded by the coding sequence ATGACCACCGACCGCACCAACGCCGGGTCGCTGCGCAGCCGGGTCTACGAGACACTGCGGCGCCGCATCATCGAGGTGGACGTGCCACCGGGCCACCGCCTGATCGAACGGGACCTGGCGGCGGAACTCGCGGTGTCCCGGATTCCGCTGCGGGAGGCACTTCGCCTGTTGTCCGCCGAGGGCTTGGTGGTCAACGTTCCCGGGCGGGGAACCATCGTCAGCCCGTTCACCCCGTCCGACGTGCGGGACCTGTTCGAGGTGCGGGCCGGTGTTGAGGTCATGGCCACCCGACTGGTCACCGAGCGCGTCGACTCCGCCGATCTGGCGCCGCTGCGCGGGGTTCTCGCCGCCGCCGAGACCTGCCGTGATCAACCGCGGCGGCTGACCGACCTCAACGCGGACTTCCACAGTGAACTGGTCAATGCGTCGGGGAACCGGCTGCTGGCGAGTTTGATGCGGCCGTTGAACTCGCGGCTGCGGTGGCTGTTTCACCTGTCGATCGAACTCGATCCGGTGGTGCAGTGCGTGGAGCACGAGGCCATCTTCGCCGCGATCTCGCGTGGGGACAGTCCCGAGGCGCAACGTCTCGCGTTGGAACACATCGAGAACTCCCGAGAACCCACCCTGGCGCTGGCGGCACAGTGGAGTATCGAGGAGATCGATCCTCGGAAGGCGACCCATGCTCGCCGACGCGGTCCCCGCGACTGA
- a CDS encoding methyltransferase domain-containing protein: MTSYVHGHAAAVLRSHRWRTVENSAGYLLPHLRPGMSILDVGCGPGTITIDLAERVTPGRVVGVDPVGSVIAEATALGGTAEFLVGDVSALDVADDTFDIVHAHQVLQHLGDPVAALREMRRVAKPGGIIAARDADYAAMTWFPESRGIEDWLRIYRAVARESGGEPDAGRRLAAWARDADLEDVDATAGVWCFAAEADRVWWANLWADRMLESRVGERAVAGGHCTRGDLARIATAWREWAAEPAGWFSVLHGEIVCRA, encoded by the coding sequence ATGACCAGTTACGTTCACGGTCACGCCGCCGCGGTCCTGCGATCGCATCGGTGGCGCACCGTCGAGAACTCGGCCGGCTATCTGCTGCCGCACCTGCGTCCGGGAATGTCGATATTGGATGTCGGTTGTGGTCCGGGAACCATCACGATCGACCTGGCCGAACGGGTTACGCCGGGTCGGGTGGTGGGCGTCGATCCCGTCGGGTCGGTGATCGCGGAGGCCACCGCGCTCGGCGGCACCGCCGAGTTCCTCGTCGGCGATGTGTCGGCCCTCGACGTCGCCGACGACACCTTCGACATCGTTCACGCCCATCAGGTGTTGCAGCATCTCGGTGACCCGGTGGCGGCACTGCGCGAGATGCGGCGGGTCGCCAAGCCGGGCGGTATCATCGCCGCCCGCGACGCCGACTACGCCGCCATGACCTGGTTTCCCGAATCCCGGGGCATCGAGGATTGGTTGCGGATCTATCGGGCGGTGGCTCGCGAGAGCGGGGGAGAACCCGATGCGGGTCGCAGACTGGCGGCCTGGGCTCGCGACGCCGACTTGGAGGACGTCGACGCCACGGCGGGAGTGTGGTGCTTCGCCGCCGAAGCCGATCGCGTCTGGTGGGCGAACCTGTGGGCAGACCGGATGCTGGAGTCACGAGTGGGTGAGCGCGCGGTCGCCGGCGGTCATTGCACGCGTGGTGACCTCGCCCGGATCGCGACCGCGTGGCGGGAGTGGGCCGCCGAACCCGCCGGGTGGTTCAGTGTTCTGCACGGTGAGATCGTCTGTCGAGCCTGA
- a CDS encoding SGNH/GDSL hydrolase family protein — MWLLRRLGASVAAVAVLVGLAGSAAPASAREPQLSYVALGDSYTAGSGGGDYQAEECRMSANSYPERLAELRDWSLRFDACAGARIQDVWDRQLEGLTTETRRITISVGGNDAGWADVVAACMMAEEPDCESRIDLAWANIGGSLYDQLRELYRGITDRAPNASVLVVGYPRLFAETECEDAPGLSVAEQQWINLAADHLNRTIMRAAFAERLGFVDVRGSFIGHAVCDPEPWIHGPSTTPGDSFHPNADGYSAYAEAVDWWW, encoded by the coding sequence ATGTGGTTGCTCCGCCGTCTCGGTGCCTCGGTGGCCGCCGTCGCGGTTCTGGTGGGGCTGGCCGGATCGGCCGCACCCGCGTCGGCCCGAGAACCACAACTATCCTATGTGGCCTTGGGTGATTCGTACACCGCCGGCAGTGGAGGCGGTGACTACCAGGCCGAAGAGTGCCGGATGTCGGCCAATTCCTATCCGGAACGGCTGGCCGAACTACGTGACTGGAGCCTGCGGTTCGACGCGTGCGCGGGTGCGCGCATCCAGGACGTGTGGGATCGCCAGCTGGAGGGACTGACCACCGAGACCCGGCGGATCACGATCTCGGTCGGTGGGAACGACGCCGGTTGGGCCGACGTCGTGGCCGCCTGCATGATGGCCGAAGAGCCCGACTGCGAAAGCCGTATCGACCTGGCCTGGGCGAACATCGGCGGTAGCCTCTACGACCAGCTGCGCGAGTTGTACCGGGGCATCACCGATCGAGCCCCCAACGCCAGTGTCCTGGTGGTGGGCTACCCCCGGTTGTTCGCCGAGACCGAGTGCGAGGACGCGCCGGGTCTGTCGGTGGCCGAACAGCAATGGATCAACCTGGCCGCGGACCATTTGAACCGCACCATCATGCGCGCCGCGTTCGCCGAGCGCCTGGGATTCGTCGACGTGCGTGGTTCCTTCATCGGGCATGCGGTGTGCGACCCGGAACCGTGGATACACGGTCCCAGCACCACTCCCGGCGATTCGTTCCACCCCAACGCCGACGGCTACAGCGCCTACGCCGAGGCCGTCGACTGGTGGTGGTGA
- a CDS encoding GNAT family N-acetyltransferase, whose protein sequence is MAHTIRRATAADIPAIVHMLADDELGATRESPDDLTRYYAAFEVIDADPHQHLVVAADGDTVTGTLQLTIVPGLSRTGMSRALIEAVRVHRDVRGAGLGGTLIEWAVSRARELNCGLVQLTSDITRTDAHRFYERLGFTRSHYGYKFPL, encoded by the coding sequence ATGGCACACACCATTCGACGCGCGACCGCCGCGGACATCCCGGCGATCGTGCACATGCTGGCCGACGACGAGTTGGGCGCGACCAGGGAGAGCCCCGACGATCTGACCCGGTACTACGCGGCGTTCGAGGTCATCGACGCCGACCCGCACCAGCACCTGGTCGTCGCCGCCGACGGTGACACCGTCACCGGCACACTTCAGTTGACGATCGTGCCGGGTCTGTCGCGAACCGGTATGAGCCGGGCACTGATCGAGGCCGTCCGGGTTCACCGGGACGTACGAGGCGCCGGGTTGGGCGGCACCCTGATCGAGTGGGCGGTGTCGCGTGCCCGCGAGCTCAACTGTGGACTGGTGCAGTTGACCAGTGACATCACCAGGACCGATGCCCACCGGTTTTATGAGCGGCTCGGATTCACGCGTTCGCACTACGGGTACAAGTTTCCACTGTGA
- a CDS encoding MFS transporter has product MRFPRLSSGGAILATLATVNFMAIINISIVNVALPAMQSDLNTDMAGLQWVINAFTLCLSALTLTGGSLGDRYGRKRVFLFGVLLFLAGSVVCGLATQLPMLITGRLVQGVGAAMLIPGSLSILAQTFTDPAERARRIGVWAAVSSIGLAAGPVLGGVLIDAYGWPAIFWAGVPVGVLGFIGTLVIVPESSDPRHASLDLPGQFLGIAALGALSYGLIRLGDTPDVWAVSTLAASVVLLTVFIVVEWRTVAPMLPVRMFTDRHFMVMNVASAALGFAPYAIYAFLSLFMQQVQNLTATEAGLAFLPMALATGLVAPLAGRWTGRVGPRPALILGYSMSTLGVAGLLLLDADSGYGIMGPVYVLIGLGIGLSMTPTTTAAVTAVPRERSGIASATVNTTRQTGMALGVALLGAIVAANNDFVTGMHLAALLAAFVSLVALILVFFNAEPTAA; this is encoded by the coding sequence GTGCGGTTTCCTCGGTTGTCATCGGGCGGCGCGATTCTGGCCACCTTGGCCACGGTCAACTTCATGGCCATCATCAACATCAGCATCGTCAACGTCGCGCTTCCGGCCATGCAGTCGGATCTGAACACTGACATGGCGGGCCTTCAGTGGGTGATCAACGCGTTCACCCTGTGCCTGTCGGCGTTGACGCTGACCGGTGGTTCGCTGGGGGACCGATACGGTCGCAAGCGGGTGTTCCTGTTCGGTGTGCTGCTGTTCCTGGCCGGTTCGGTCGTGTGCGGGCTGGCCACGCAGCTGCCGATGTTGATCACCGGTCGGCTCGTACAGGGCGTGGGTGCGGCGATGCTGATCCCCGGATCGCTGTCGATCCTGGCGCAGACCTTCACCGACCCGGCCGAGCGCGCCCGACGCATCGGCGTCTGGGCGGCGGTGTCGTCGATCGGACTGGCGGCCGGACCGGTGCTGGGCGGCGTACTCATCGACGCCTACGGTTGGCCCGCCATCTTTTGGGCTGGAGTCCCCGTCGGCGTACTGGGCTTCATCGGGACCCTGGTGATCGTGCCCGAGTCGTCCGACCCCCGGCACGCCTCCCTGGATCTGCCCGGACAGTTCCTGGGCATCGCTGCACTGGGTGCGCTGTCCTACGGGTTGATCCGGTTGGGCGACACCCCCGATGTGTGGGCGGTGAGTACGTTGGCCGCCTCGGTGGTCCTCCTGACGGTGTTCATCGTGGTCGAATGGCGCACCGTGGCGCCGATGCTGCCGGTGCGGATGTTCACCGACCGGCACTTCATGGTCATGAACGTGGCGTCGGCGGCCCTGGGGTTCGCGCCCTACGCGATCTACGCGTTTCTGTCGCTGTTCATGCAGCAGGTGCAGAACCTCACCGCGACCGAGGCGGGCCTGGCGTTCCTGCCGATGGCGCTGGCCACCGGTCTGGTCGCGCCGTTGGCCGGTCGCTGGACCGGCCGCGTAGGTCCCCGGCCGGCGCTGATACTCGGGTATTCCATGTCGACCCTGGGGGTGGCCGGGCTGCTGTTGCTGGACGCCGACTCCGGCTACGGGATCATGGGCCCGGTGTACGTCCTCATCGGACTCGGAATCGGACTGTCCATGACGCCGACGACCACGGCGGCGGTGACCGCGGTGCCACGAGAACGTTCCGGCATCGCCTCGGCGACGGTCAACACCACCCGCCAGACCGGAATGGCCCTGGGAGTGGCGTTGCTGGGCGCGATCGTGGCGGCCAACAACGATTTCGTCACCGGTATGCACCTGGCCGCGCTGCTGGCCGCATTCGTCAGTCTGGTGGCGTTGATCCTGGTCTTCTTCAACGCCGAACCCACCGCCGCCTGA
- a CDS encoding ROK family transcriptional regulator: protein MTALTPDVANPSGSSRLLRQINDRAALGCLFLRGRLTRPELVELTGLSKPTASEVIRRLREANLVTVAGRTSGGPGPRADVYSLNPDALYGVAVSIREPDRLALAIVDLTGQTRHEHELTVTYRDSGVAEVIAPSVRDLFALADLPIERLGHAQVAVPGSYDARGDVVRNIDVPGCDRAGLRDSLHRALDAAVDIDNDVNLATLAERHHGGGGSNGFALLWLGERGMGLGIDLGGGLLHGFGGGAGEIGYLPTGEGSTLQDVAGGPAIRRLAADAGYPAESAGEAMRLAVHDERFRTRLAARLVPGLTAIVAVTDPAVIVLSGEVGAAGGQPLARALADQLRRTAYRCEVVESSVTGDAVLRGAKDAVTAALREAVLTGTT from the coding sequence ATGACCGCCCTGACCCCCGACGTGGCGAACCCCTCCGGTTCGTCACGTCTACTGCGCCAGATCAACGACCGGGCAGCCCTGGGGTGCCTGTTCCTGCGGGGCCGACTCACCCGCCCCGAACTCGTCGAACTGACCGGCCTGTCCAAACCCACCGCCTCCGAGGTCATCAGACGACTGCGCGAGGCGAACCTGGTGACCGTCGCCGGCCGCACCAGCGGCGGCCCCGGGCCACGAGCCGACGTCTACTCCCTCAACCCCGACGCCCTCTACGGTGTCGCGGTGTCCATTCGGGAACCGGATCGGCTGGCGCTGGCGATCGTCGACCTGACCGGGCAGACCCGCCACGAACACGAACTGACCGTCACCTACCGAGACAGTGGAGTGGCCGAGGTGATCGCGCCGTCGGTCCGGGACCTGTTCGCGCTGGCCGACCTGCCCATCGAGCGACTGGGCCACGCTCAAGTGGCCGTCCCCGGTTCCTACGACGCCCGAGGCGACGTCGTGCGAAACATCGACGTGCCCGGTTGTGACCGTGCCGGGTTGCGCGACTCGCTGCATCGAGCCCTCGACGCGGCGGTCGACATCGACAACGACGTCAACCTCGCGACACTTGCCGAACGCCACCACGGCGGTGGCGGGTCGAACGGATTCGCGCTGCTGTGGTTGGGGGAACGCGGAATGGGCCTGGGCATCGACCTCGGCGGTGGACTCCTACACGGCTTCGGCGGCGGCGCCGGCGAGATCGGATACCTGCCCACCGGCGAGGGCTCGACACTCCAGGACGTGGCCGGCGGCCCCGCGATCCGTCGACTGGCCGCCGACGCCGGATACCCCGCCGAATCCGCGGGGGAGGCGATGCGGCTGGCGGTCCACGACGAACGGTTCCGCACCCGACTGGCGGCCCGGTTGGTTCCCGGGTTGACGGCGATCGTCGCCGTCACCGACCCCGCCGTGATCGTGCTGTCCGGCGAGGTCGGGGCGGCGGGCGGGCAACCGTTGGCGCGCGCGTTGGCCGACCAACTCAGAAGGACCGCCTATCGATGCGAGGTCGTCGAGTCCAGTGTCACGGGCGACGCGGTACTGCGCGGCGCCAAGGACGCGGTCACCGCCGCGCTGCGCGAGGCGGTGCTGACCGGGACGACATGA
- a CDS encoding glycoside hydrolase family 5 protein, protein MRLKRRIHRFTLTAVSAIMLLLPVSAHAATDTDSPAPAPVGSAVAEHGALTVCGTKLCDRNRAPVQLRGMSTHGLQWYSQCVNDASLDALAGDWNADVVRLSMYIQEGGYETDPERYTALVNDLVEKVTDRGMYVIIDWHMLTPGDPNYNLDRARTFFTRMAQDHGDKTNVLYEVANEPNGVSWSTIKSYHEQIIPVIRQHDPDSVILLGTRAWSSLGLSEDGSETEIIDNPVDADNIMYTFHFYAASHREPYLDALDRASDRLPIFVTEFGTQTHSGDGGNDFTMSQRYIDLMAAKDISWVNWNFSDDFRTGAVFNTGTCPGGPYGYDSLKPAGKWIYDRLG, encoded by the coding sequence ATGCGCCTGAAACGACGCATCCACCGATTCACCTTGACCGCGGTGTCGGCGATCATGCTGCTGCTGCCCGTATCCGCCCACGCCGCCACCGACACCGACTCCCCCGCCCCGGCACCGGTCGGATCGGCCGTCGCCGAGCACGGCGCATTGACCGTGTGCGGCACCAAACTCTGCGACCGCAACCGCGCACCGGTTCAACTCCGCGGCATGAGCACCCACGGTCTACAGTGGTACAGCCAGTGCGTCAACGACGCCTCGTTGGACGCCCTGGCCGGCGACTGGAACGCCGACGTCGTCCGACTCTCCATGTACATCCAGGAAGGCGGCTACGAAACCGATCCGGAGCGATACACCGCACTGGTCAACGACCTCGTCGAGAAGGTCACCGACCGCGGCATGTACGTCATCATCGACTGGCACATGCTCACCCCCGGCGACCCGAACTACAACCTCGACCGCGCCCGCACCTTCTTCACCCGGATGGCGCAGGACCACGGCGACAAGACCAATGTGCTCTACGAGGTCGCCAACGAACCCAACGGCGTCAGCTGGTCGACCATCAAGAGCTACCACGAACAGATCATCCCGGTGATCCGACAGCACGACCCCGACTCGGTCATCCTGCTGGGCACCCGCGCCTGGTCGTCCCTGGGACTGTCCGAAGACGGCAGTGAGACCGAGATCATCGACAACCCGGTCGACGCCGACAACATCATGTACACCTTCCACTTCTACGCCGCCTCCCACCGGGAGCCCTACCTCGACGCCCTCGACCGCGCCTCCGACCGGTTGCCGATCTTCGTCACCGAATTCGGAACCCAGACCCACAGCGGCGACGGCGGCAACGACTTCACCATGTCGCAGCGCTACATAGACCTCATGGCCGCCAAGGACATCAGCTGGGTCAACTGGAACTTCTCCGACGACTTCCGCACCGGCGCGGTGTTCAACACCGGCACCTGCCCGGGCGGCCCCTACGGCTACGACTCACTCAAACCAGCCGGGAAATGGATATACGACCGACTGGGATGA